A genomic region of Colletotrichum destructivum chromosome 1, complete sequence contains the following coding sequences:
- a CDS encoding Putative zn(2)Cys(6) fungal-type DNA-binding domain-containing protein, producing the protein MAPPKSRVRKFHRRSKNGCTTCKQRHVRCDERKPLCTNCLQTGKDCIYPESEPDHDSRAASESVASEASAPLVNVVSHQPFAGFSGDYQMSPMSQWLWHQFSTFYVRGQTPVERGQNLCSVQRTLLHPGLLHGCLVVAACQWAWVTGSLEHVKVPFLYHKAAAYEFAKQQLSESAETVSDTTVFAIATLALTEGAVGDLDASSKHLRGLHRLTRRKNGYNLMRSNLAQQMLEMAGDRLRRGEVNVIHDAISADFQPSIIALLFTSLWDMESLPPRQAPRYGWWEGDETPTDRLWQDYTKNLNWELSRGFDPERNIATMLNGDAKSSRASYIATFFYLVMAVNDSEMDCVLTVWLLEQLIDDVCDREEDMIAGTFSRSLWFWSVLFGAAVANTGRPITATGREQLAKWRAMYAAKLGLASSVMRLDSWQTAKAVLAEVAWTDGSDAEGRLQDIWEDSVVGRGVQDRILDVSGGGTW; encoded by the exons ATGGCACCGCCCAAGAGCCGAGTCCGTAAATTCCACCGCCGTAGCAAGAACGGCTGCACGACATGCAAGCAGCGCCATGTGCGATGCGACGAGCGCAAACCACTATG CACGAACTGCCTGCAGACCGGCAAGGACTGCATCTACCCGGAGTCCGAACCCGACCATGATTCTCGAGCCGCCTCCGAGTCGGTCGCCTCCGAGGCCTCGGCCCCTCTTGTCAATGTCGTGTCCCACCAACCATTTGCCGGGTTCTCAGGTGACTACCAGATGTCGCCCATGTCGCAGTGGCTTTGGCACCAGT TTTCCACCTTCTACGTGAGGGGTCAAACCCCGGTTGAGAGGGGGCAAAACTTGTGCAG CGTACAAAGAACGCTGCTGCATCCAGGTCTTCTTCATGGGTGCTTGGTTGTCGCGGCCTGTCAGTGGGCGTGGGTGACCGGTTCTCTCGAGCACGTCAAAGTCCCGTTTCTCTACcacaaggcggcggcgtatGAATTTGCAAAGCAGCAGCTCTCCGAGTCTGCGGAGACCGTCAGTGACACGACCGTCTTCGCGATAGCCACACTGGCACTCACCGAG GGGGCCGTTGGCGATCTAGATGCGTCTTCAAAGCACCTGCGTGGTCTTCACAGACTGACGCGTAGGAAGAATGGCTACAACTTGATGAGGTCGAACTTGGCGCAGCAGATGTTGGAGAT GGCCGGAGATCGGCTTCGCCGAGGTGAGGTGAACGTCATACACGACGCCATCAGCGCCGATTTCCAGCCCAGCATCATCGCTTTGCTGTTCACATCATTGTGGGATATGGAAAGCCTACCACCGCGACAAGCACCAAGATACGGCTGGTGGGAGGGTGACGAGACCCCAACGGACAGGCTTTGGCAGGACTACACCAAGAACCTCAACTGGGAGCTCTCAAGGGGGTTTGACCCCGAGCGCAACATCGCCACCATGTTGAACGGCGACGCAAAGAGCAGCAGGGCTAGCTACATCGCCACCTTTTTCTACCTCGTCATGGCGGTCAACGACAGCGAGATGGATTGCGTCTTGACGGTATGGTTGCTGGAGCAGCTTATCGACGACGTCTGCGACAGGGAGGAGGATATGATTGCCGGCACATTCAGCCGCAGTCTGTGGTTCTGGAGTGTCTTGTTCGGCGCCGCCGTAGCCAACACGGGCAGGCCCATCACAGCAACGGGCAGGGAGCAGCTCGCGAAGTGGAGAGCGATGTACGCGGCGAAGCTGGGCCTGGCGAGTAGTGTGATGCGGCTTGATAGTTGGCAAACAGCAAAAGCAGTTCTCGCCGAAGTCGCCTGGACCGATGGTTCAGATGCGGAGGGGCGGCTACAAGACATTTGGGAGGATTCAGTAGTGGGCCGGGGCGTCCAGGACCGGATCCTCGATGTGAGCGGAGGAGGGACTTGGTGA